A region of Streptomyces sp. R44 DNA encodes the following proteins:
- a CDS encoding ATP-binding protein, producing the protein MPAPSRPVDPEVRPGRLKVFVGAATGVGKTYRMLDEGRRRTARGADVVVGIADCRRRPHTEAMLAGLEHLEPARTPGAVRAGRVRPELDLDRALRRGPALILVDDLAHTNPPGHRNAHRWQDVEELLAAGIDVATTVNVQHLESLSDVVEKITGVPQDETVPDAVVRRADQIELVDMDPQELRRRMAHGNIHPPEDVDAALASYFRTGNLIALRELALLWVADRVDEALHTYRSERGIGRVWEIRERIVVALTGGPEGDTLIRRASRIAARTAQGRLLAVHVVRSDGLAAGTSSAALGRQRRLVESLGGTYHTVVGDDVPTALVEFARAENATQLVLGTSRRGRLERFLTGRGIGETTVALSGDIDVHAVTHERAGHGRLLPSRRPTLPVSRRIAGPLAGLVLPVLLTLVLDHTRGVFNLTSEALLFLATVVGVACIGGVVSALVAAVTASLLLNYSFIPPVGAFTFADADNMLALAVFVLVAAVIAGAVDRSLRLSRRAARATAEAETLSSLAGSVVRGDHTVPDLLARTREIFGAESAELVPAEQATAAHAGDPAVSQVAVGDGHFLVLRGRTLPSSDRRVLAAFAAHVTAAAEHARLAEAAAEVEPVRAANRMRTALLAAVSHDLRTPLAAGWAAVASLRSTDVEFTPDERDELLAAADESMARLARLIDNLLDMSRLQAGALKLSLRPTALEEVLPAALDTLPSGATRPLLHGFEHAPPVFADPPLLERVIANLVGNASRYAPPAHPVLLTVSALAGRVELRVVDRGPGLPPSDRERVFEPFQRLGDTDNTTGVGLGLALARGLTEAMSGTLTPEDTPGGGLTMVVSLPCAV; encoded by the coding sequence CTGCCCGCACCGTCGAGGCCCGTCGACCCGGAGGTTCGTCCGGGGAGGCTCAAGGTCTTCGTCGGTGCCGCCACCGGGGTCGGCAAGACCTACCGCATGCTGGACGAGGGCCGGCGCAGAACCGCGCGCGGCGCCGACGTGGTCGTCGGCATCGCCGACTGCCGGCGCCGCCCGCACACCGAGGCGATGCTCGCCGGTCTGGAGCACCTGGAGCCGGCCCGAACCCCCGGCGCCGTCCGCGCCGGCCGCGTCCGCCCCGAGCTCGACCTCGACCGAGCCCTGCGACGCGGCCCCGCCCTGATCCTCGTCGACGACCTCGCCCACACCAACCCGCCGGGCCACCGCAACGCCCACCGCTGGCAGGACGTCGAGGAGCTGCTCGCCGCCGGCATCGACGTCGCGACCACGGTCAACGTCCAGCACCTGGAGTCGCTCAGCGACGTCGTCGAGAAGATCACCGGGGTGCCGCAGGACGAGACCGTGCCCGACGCGGTCGTCCGCCGCGCCGATCAGATCGAGCTCGTGGACATGGACCCGCAGGAGCTGCGGCGCCGGATGGCCCACGGCAACATCCACCCGCCCGAGGACGTCGACGCCGCCCTCGCCAGCTACTTCCGTACGGGCAACCTCATCGCGCTGCGGGAACTGGCCCTCCTGTGGGTGGCCGACCGGGTCGACGAGGCGCTGCACACGTACCGCTCCGAACGTGGCATCGGCCGCGTGTGGGAGATACGCGAGCGGATCGTCGTGGCCCTCACCGGCGGGCCCGAGGGCGACACCCTGATCCGGCGAGCGAGCCGCATCGCCGCCCGGACCGCCCAGGGCCGGCTCCTCGCCGTGCACGTCGTCCGCAGCGACGGCCTGGCGGCCGGTACCTCGTCCGCGGCCCTCGGCCGTCAGAGGCGGCTCGTCGAGAGCCTCGGCGGGACCTATCACACGGTCGTCGGGGACGACGTGCCCACGGCCCTGGTCGAGTTCGCCCGCGCCGAGAACGCCACCCAACTGGTCCTCGGCACCAGCCGTCGGGGTCGCCTCGAACGCTTCCTGACCGGCCGGGGCATCGGGGAGACGACCGTCGCACTCTCTGGTGACATCGACGTCCACGCGGTCACCCACGAACGGGCGGGACACGGCCGACTGCTCCCCTCACGCCGCCCCACACTGCCGGTCTCGCGCCGGATCGCCGGGCCGCTCGCAGGGCTCGTCCTGCCGGTCCTGCTCACCCTGGTCCTCGACCACACCAGGGGAGTGTTCAACCTGACCAGCGAGGCACTGCTCTTCCTCGCCACCGTGGTCGGCGTGGCCTGCATCGGCGGGGTCGTCTCGGCGCTCGTCGCCGCCGTCACCGCGTCGCTCCTGCTCAACTACTCGTTCATACCGCCCGTGGGTGCCTTCACCTTCGCCGACGCGGACAACATGCTCGCCCTCGCGGTGTTCGTCCTGGTCGCCGCCGTCATCGCCGGAGCCGTCGACCGTTCCCTACGCCTGTCCAGACGTGCGGCCCGGGCCACCGCCGAGGCCGAGACCCTCTCCTCACTCGCCGGGTCGGTGGTACGGGGCGACCACACGGTGCCTGACCTCCTCGCCCGTACGAGGGAGATCTTCGGCGCCGAATCTGCCGAACTAGTGCCCGCCGAACAGGCCACCGCCGCGCACGCGGGAGACCCAGCGGTCAGCCAAGTCGCGGTAGGCGACGGCCACTTCCTCGTCCTGCGCGGCCGGACCCTGCCCTCATCGGATCGCCGTGTCCTGGCCGCCTTCGCCGCCCACGTCACCGCGGCAGCCGAACACGCCCGGCTCGCCGAGGCTGCGGCGGAGGTGGAGCCCGTACGGGCCGCCAACCGGATGCGTACAGCCCTGCTCGCCGCCGTCAGCCACGATCTGCGCACCCCCCTCGCCGCCGGCTGGGCGGCTGTCGCCTCCCTGCGCAGCACCGACGTCGAGTTCACCCCGGACGAGCGAGACGAACTGCTCGCCGCCGCCGACGAGTCCATGGCTCGACTGGCCCGGCTCATCGACAACCTCCTCGACATGAGCCGCCTCCAGGCGGGCGCCCTGAAGCTCTCGCTCCGCCCCACAGCGCTGGAAGAGGTCTTGCCCGCTGCCCTCGACACCCTGCCTTCCGGCGCGACCCGACCCCTTCTGCATGGTTTCGAGCACGCTCCGCCGGTCTTCGCCGATCCACCCCTGCTCGAACGGGTGATCGCCAACCTGGTCGGAAACGCCAGCCGTTACGCCCCACCCGCCCACCCCGTCCTCCTCACCGTGAGCGCACTCGCCGGCCGGGTGGAACTCAGGGTCGTCGACCGCGGCCCCGGACTCCCGCCCAGCGACCGGGAGCGGGTCTTCGAGCCGTTCCAACGACTGGGCGACACCGACAACACCACAGGTGTCGGCCTCGGCCTGGCCTTGGCCCGCGGCCTCACCGAGGCGATGTCCGGCACGCTGACCCCGGAGGACACCCCGGGCGGCGGCCTGACCATGGTCGTCTCGCTGCCGTGCGCGGTGTGA
- the kdpF gene encoding K(+)-transporting ATPase subunit F, whose protein sequence is MTAENIVGLIVAAALLVYLVLALVKPERF, encoded by the coding sequence GTGACTGCCGAGAACATCGTCGGTCTGATCGTGGCCGCCGCCCTGCTGGTCTATCTCGTCCTCGCCCTCGTCAAGCCGGAGAGGTTCTGA
- the kdpB gene encoding potassium-transporting ATPase subunit KdpB — MTNDVKKHEDDMSTTTTAPKAPHGDLSGGHHAPGRVGGGLFDPKQLVKSFPDAVKKLDPRVMVKSPVMFVVLVGSVVTTLLAFKNPGDWFGWAITAWLWLTTIFANLAEAVAEGRGKAQADTLRKAKTDTVARRITGTNEERVPGTELKIGDLVVCEAGDIIPGDGDVVDGVASVDESAITGESAPVIRESGGDRCAVTGGTKVLSDRVVIKITTKPGETFIDRMINLVEGAARQKTPNEIALNILLASLTIVFLLAVVTLKPFAIYAGADKQTSMIVLTALLVCLIPTTIGALLSAIGIAGMDRLVQRNVLAMSGRAVEAAGDVSTLLLDKTGTITLGNRQASEFVPVNGTTEAELADAAQLSSLADETPEGRSVVVLAKEKYGLRERHQGELAHATWIEFTAQTRMSGVDVDGKQTRKGAAGSVVNWVREQGGEVAEDADALANRISEAGGTPLLVAVKDDKGARVLGVIHLKDVVKEGMRERFDELRRMGIKTVMITGDNPLTAKAIAEEAGVDDFLAEATPEDKMALIKREQAGGKLVAMTGDGTNDAPALAQADVGVAMNTGTSAAKEAGNMVDLDSNPTKLIEIVEIGKQLLITRGALTTFSIANDVAKYFAIIPAMFAVAYPSLDKLNIMGLASPESAILSAVIFNALIIVALVPLALKGVRYRPSSADSMLRRNLGIYGLGGLIAPFIGIKIIDLLISLIPGIG; from the coding sequence ATGACCAACGACGTGAAGAAGCACGAGGACGACATGTCCACCACGACGACTGCCCCCAAGGCGCCCCACGGCGACCTGTCCGGGGGGCACCACGCCCCCGGTCGGGTCGGCGGTGGTCTGTTCGACCCGAAGCAGCTGGTCAAGTCCTTCCCGGACGCGGTCAAGAAGCTCGACCCGCGGGTGATGGTCAAGTCGCCGGTCATGTTCGTGGTGCTCGTCGGCTCGGTCGTCACGACTTTGCTGGCGTTCAAGAACCCGGGGGACTGGTTCGGCTGGGCGATCACCGCCTGGCTGTGGCTGACCACGATCTTCGCCAACCTGGCGGAGGCGGTCGCCGAGGGCCGGGGCAAGGCCCAGGCCGACACCCTGCGCAAGGCCAAGACGGACACCGTCGCCCGCCGGATCACCGGCACGAACGAGGAGCGCGTCCCCGGCACCGAGCTGAAGATCGGCGACCTGGTGGTCTGCGAGGCCGGCGACATCATCCCCGGCGACGGTGACGTCGTCGACGGCGTCGCGTCCGTCGACGAGTCGGCGATCACCGGCGAGTCCGCCCCCGTGATCCGCGAGTCCGGCGGCGACCGGTGCGCGGTCACCGGCGGTACGAAGGTGCTGTCCGACCGGGTGGTCATCAAGATCACGACGAAGCCGGGCGAGACGTTCATCGACCGGATGATCAACCTGGTCGAGGGCGCGGCCCGGCAGAAGACGCCGAACGAGATCGCGCTCAACATCCTCCTCGCGTCCCTCACCATCGTCTTCCTGCTCGCCGTGGTCACGCTGAAGCCGTTCGCGATCTACGCGGGCGCCGACAAGCAGACCTCGATGATCGTGCTGACGGCCCTGCTGGTCTGTCTGATCCCGACCACCATCGGTGCGCTGCTGTCGGCGATCGGCATCGCCGGCATGGACCGGCTGGTCCAGCGCAACGTCCTCGCCATGTCCGGCCGCGCGGTCGAGGCCGCCGGCGACGTGAGCACCCTGCTCCTGGACAAGACGGGCACCATCACGCTCGGCAACCGCCAGGCCTCCGAGTTCGTCCCGGTCAACGGCACCACCGAGGCCGAGCTGGCGGACGCCGCCCAGCTTTCCTCGCTCGCCGACGAGACCCCGGAAGGGCGCTCGGTCGTGGTCCTCGCGAAGGAGAAGTACGGCCTTCGGGAACGCCACCAGGGCGAACTGGCGCACGCCACCTGGATCGAGTTCACCGCCCAGACCCGCATGTCGGGCGTGGACGTGGACGGCAAGCAGACCCGCAAGGGTGCGGCCGGTTCGGTCGTCAACTGGGTCCGCGAGCAGGGCGGTGAGGTCGCCGAAGACGCCGACGCCCTGGCCAACCGGATCTCCGAGGCCGGCGGCACGCCGCTGCTCGTCGCGGTCAAGGACGACAAGGGCGCGCGCGTCCTCGGTGTCATCCACCTGAAGGACGTGGTGAAGGAGGGCATGCGGGAGCGGTTCGACGAGCTGCGCCGCATGGGCATCAAGACGGTCATGATCACGGGTGACAACCCGCTGACCGCGAAGGCGATCGCCGAGGAGGCGGGTGTCGACGACTTCCTCGCCGAGGCCACGCCCGAGGACAAGATGGCCCTCATCAAGCGCGAGCAGGCCGGCGGGAAGCTGGTCGCGATGACCGGCGACGGCACGAACGACGCGCCCGCGCTCGCGCAGGCCGACGTCGGTGTCGCGATGAACACGGGCACGTCGGCCGCGAAGGAGGCCGGCAACATGGTCGACCTCGACTCCAACCCGACCAAGCTCATCGAGATCGTCGAGATCGGCAAGCAACTCCTCATCACCCGAGGTGCGTTGACGACCTTCTCGATCGCCAACGACGTGGCGAAGTACTTCGCGATCATCCCGGCGATGTTCGCCGTCGCCTACCCGTCGCTCGACAAGCTCAACATCATGGGCCTGGCCTCGCCGGAGTCCGCGATCCTCTCCGCCGTCATCTTCAACGCGCTGATCATCGTGGCCCTGGTCCCGCTCGCTCTCAAGGGCGTGCGCTACCGGCCCTCCAGCGCCGACTCGATGCTCCGCCGCAACCTCGGCATCTACGGACTCGGCGGCCTCATCGCCCCGTTCATCGGCATCAAGATCATCGACCTCCTCATCTCCCTCATCCCCGGAATCGGCTGA
- a CDS encoding NAD-binding protein, translated as MVICGDDSLAHRLAVELDAVCGEAVTVVLPSRRDQHGADIAALHRDPRSPIELIVAPAPDERTLRAAGVERAAALALTYADDQVNMTAALLARGLNPSIRLVIRMYHRERGRHLERLLDRAAGVQGESDASTTVLSDSDTAVPELVAAAAVGEGHTLQVEGKVFRGVVRAAGTSPHTADLATLAILSGAHEDDPASEDSAETTGLGGTQLLPDTRTADRRQFTHGRLMLEEVTHHHAPRVPDDGSGGGTWLRARFTHLPWKVFLAREVLAVFGVLAAIVVVLSVATWLAEDGPLWRAVYLPLLDIFTMGDPATGDDESPARRILQLIAGFVGLAILPLVVAATMNATEAFRTGSANQPPAPEMGDHIVLVGLGKIGTRVLARLRTTDHKVVVIERDPAARGVDYARELGVPVLLEDATAPGVLEQARIRHSKSLLVVTHGDGENLDIAMAAREINPAIRVVMRLYDDDFAATASATMRASYPGALTRSRSVSALAAPAFAAAMMGRHVLGVMPVERGSLLFTVVDVAGHPELEGRSVHDAFRVNEWRVLAVGTGPVHPVAAGDTLAGFRYERPTGFDWRPVHGRVLRAGDRVVLATSRQGLDVLMSGVQPHPERRREGAGE; from the coding sequence ATGGTGATCTGTGGGGACGACAGTCTTGCTCACCGCCTCGCCGTCGAACTCGACGCCGTCTGCGGCGAGGCGGTCACCGTAGTCCTCCCCTCACGGCGTGACCAGCACGGCGCCGACATCGCCGCGCTGCACCGCGATCCGCGCTCCCCGATCGAACTGATCGTGGCCCCCGCCCCCGACGAGCGGACGCTCCGAGCCGCCGGCGTCGAGCGCGCCGCCGCGCTCGCCCTCACCTACGCCGACGACCAGGTGAACATGACGGCCGCCCTGCTCGCCCGTGGCCTCAACCCGTCCATACGCCTGGTCATCCGCATGTATCACCGTGAGCGGGGGCGCCATCTGGAACGGCTCCTGGACCGGGCGGCGGGTGTGCAGGGGGAGTCGGACGCCTCGACGACCGTCCTCTCCGACAGTGACACGGCCGTTCCCGAGCTGGTGGCCGCGGCCGCAGTCGGCGAGGGTCACACCCTCCAGGTCGAGGGGAAGGTGTTCCGCGGTGTGGTGCGCGCGGCGGGCACCTCACCGCACACCGCCGACCTTGCCACCCTCGCCATCCTGTCCGGGGCGCACGAGGACGACCCGGCGAGCGAGGACAGCGCCGAGACCACCGGCCTCGGGGGCACCCAGCTGCTGCCCGACACCAGGACCGCGGACCGTCGTCAGTTCACCCACGGCCGCCTCATGCTCGAAGAGGTCACCCACCACCACGCGCCGCGTGTCCCGGACGACGGGAGCGGCGGCGGCACCTGGCTGCGTGCACGGTTCACGCACCTCCCGTGGAAGGTGTTCCTCGCAAGGGAGGTCCTCGCCGTCTTCGGCGTGCTCGCCGCGATCGTCGTCGTCCTCTCCGTCGCCACCTGGCTGGCGGAGGACGGCCCGCTGTGGCGAGCCGTCTATCTGCCGCTCCTGGACATCTTCACCATGGGTGATCCCGCCACCGGTGACGACGAGTCCCCCGCACGGCGGATTCTCCAGCTCATCGCCGGCTTCGTCGGGCTCGCCATCCTGCCGCTGGTGGTCGCCGCGACCATGAACGCCACCGAAGCCTTCCGCACCGGCTCGGCGAACCAGCCGCCCGCCCCGGAGATGGGCGACCACATCGTCCTCGTCGGCCTGGGGAAGATCGGCACCCGCGTCCTGGCCCGCCTGCGCACCACAGACCACAAGGTCGTCGTCATCGAGCGCGACCCGGCGGCGCGCGGCGTCGACTATGCCCGTGAGCTGGGCGTTCCCGTGCTCCTTGAGGACGCAACCGCGCCCGGGGTCCTCGAACAGGCCAGGATCCGGCACAGCAAGTCCCTCCTGGTCGTCACGCACGGTGACGGGGAGAACCTGGACATCGCGATGGCGGCGCGGGAGATCAACCCGGCGATCCGGGTGGTCATGCGCCTGTACGACGACGATTTCGCGGCCACCGCGTCAGCGACCATGCGTGCCTCGTACCCCGGCGCGCTCACCCGTAGCCGCAGCGTCTCCGCCCTTGCTGCGCCAGCCTTCGCCGCCGCGATGATGGGGCGACACGTCCTGGGCGTGATGCCGGTCGAGCGAGGCTCGCTGCTCTTCACGGTCGTCGACGTGGCCGGTCACCCGGAGCTGGAGGGGCGCTCGGTCCACGATGCCTTTCGGGTGAACGAGTGGCGGGTCCTCGCCGTGGGGACGGGGCCCGTGCATCCGGTGGCGGCCGGGGACACCCTGGCGGGGTTTCGTTACGAGCGACCTACCGGCTTCGACTGGCGTCCGGTGCACGGCCGGGTGCTGCGTGCGGGTGACCGCGTCGTCCTGGCGACCAGCCGGCAGGGCTTGGACGTCCTCATGTCCGGGGTCCAGCCGCACCCGGAGCGCCGACGCGAAGGGGCGGGGGAGTGA
- the kdpA gene encoding potassium-transporting ATPase subunit KdpA, whose product MSPVLAGVLQLLALIVALGLSYRPLGDYMAKVYSSEKHYRPEKWIYKAIGANPNVEMRWPAYLRGVLAFSAVSVLFLYLLQRVQGSLPGSLGFVSIDPDQAFNTAASFVANTNWQSYYGEQAMGHVVQTGGLAVQNFVSAAVGIAVAVALVRGFARSRTGELGNFWADLVRGTVRILLPISVIGSLVLVACGAIQNFSGIHEVGQFTGGTQQWNGGAVASQEVIKELGTNGGGYFNANSAHPFENPNGLSNLFEIYLILVIPFALTRTFGRMVGSIKQGYAILATMATIWLGFTALMMWTEFSHHGPAFDIAGGAMEGKETRFGIGGSSIFAVATTLTSTGAVNSFHSSYTGFGGGITMLGMQLGEIAPGGVGSGLYGMLIMAIIAVFIAGLMVGRTPEYLGKKIGTREIKFAALYILITPALVLCFTAASFVLDTPSHSMTNSGAHGFSEILYAFTSGANNNGSAFAGLNADTQWFNTTIGIAMLLGRFLPMVFVLALAGSLAEQTPVPETAGTLRTEKPLFTGLLVGTIMIITGLTYFPALALGPLAEGLAA is encoded by the coding sequence ATGAGTCCTGTTCTTGCTGGAGTCCTCCAGCTTCTGGCGCTGATCGTCGCTCTGGGCCTGTCGTACCGACCCCTTGGCGACTACATGGCGAAGGTCTACTCCTCGGAGAAGCACTACAGGCCCGAGAAGTGGATCTACAAGGCGATCGGCGCCAACCCGAACGTCGAGATGCGCTGGCCCGCCTACCTGCGCGGGGTGCTCGCCTTCTCCGCCGTGAGCGTCCTCTTCCTCTACCTGCTGCAGCGGGTGCAGGGCTCCCTGCCCGGCTCGCTCGGCTTCGTGTCGATCGACCCGGACCAGGCGTTCAACACGGCCGCGTCCTTCGTGGCGAACACCAACTGGCAGTCGTACTACGGCGAGCAGGCCATGGGCCACGTCGTACAGACCGGCGGCCTTGCGGTGCAGAACTTCGTCTCGGCGGCCGTGGGCATCGCGGTCGCGGTCGCCCTGGTACGCGGCTTCGCCCGCTCCCGTACGGGTGAGCTGGGCAACTTCTGGGCCGACCTGGTCCGGGGTACCGTCCGCATCCTCTTGCCGATCTCCGTGATCGGCTCCCTGGTGCTGGTCGCGTGCGGTGCGATCCAGAACTTCTCCGGGATCCACGAGGTCGGCCAGTTCACGGGCGGTACGCAGCAGTGGAACGGTGGGGCGGTGGCCTCGCAGGAGGTCATCAAGGAGCTGGGCACGAACGGCGGCGGTTACTTCAACGCCAACTCGGCCCACCCCTTCGAGAACCCCAACGGCCTCTCCAACCTCTTCGAGATCTACCTGATCCTCGTCATCCCGTTCGCGCTCACCCGCACCTTCGGCCGCATGGTCGGTTCGATCAAGCAGGGGTACGCGATCCTCGCCACGATGGCCACCATCTGGCTGGGCTTCACCGCCCTGATGATGTGGACCGAGTTCTCCCACCACGGCCCGGCCTTCGACATCGCCGGCGGGGCGATGGAGGGCAAGGAGACCCGGTTCGGGATCGGCGGCTCGTCCATCTTCGCGGTGGCGACGACGCTGACGTCGACGGGTGCGGTGAACTCCTTCCACTCCTCGTACACGGGCTTCGGCGGCGGGATCACGATGCTGGGCATGCAGCTCGGCGAGATCGCGCCCGGCGGTGTCGGCTCAGGCCTCTACGGCATGCTGATCATGGCGATCATCGCGGTGTTCATCGCCGGTCTGATGGTCGGCCGTACCCCGGAGTACCTGGGCAAGAAGATCGGCACGCGGGAGATCAAGTTCGCCGCGCTCTACATCCTCATCACCCCTGCCCTGGTCCTGTGCTTCACGGCGGCCTCGTTCGTCCTGGACACCCCCTCGCACTCGATGACCAACTCCGGCGCGCACGGCTTCTCCGAGATCCTGTACGCCTTCACCTCCGGCGCGAACAACAACGGCTCGGCGTTCGCCGGCCTGAACGCGGACACGCAGTGGTTCAACACCACGATCGGTATCGCGATGCTCCTGGGCCGGTTCCTGCCGATGGTGTTCGTGCTCGCGCTCGCGGGTTCGCTGGCCGAGCAGACACCGGTGCCGGAGACGGCGGGCACCCTGCGGACCGAGAAGCCGCTGTTCACCGGCCTCCTGGTCGGCACCATCATGATCATCACCGGTCTCACCTACTTCCCGGCCCTCGCCCTGGGACCGCTCGCCGAAGGGCTCGCGGCATGA
- a CDS encoding potassium-transporting ATPase subunit C, translated as MNNSVGNTGRVLWAGLRALLVLTVITGVLYPLAVTGIAQVAFPGKANGSEVKVDGKIVGSELIGQTYNLPLKDGEETPAPDLKWFQPRPSNGLGANSANTQYKLILSGATNRSGDNEDLIKWVTDAKAAVVRDNSVKGYAVKPSDVPADAVTSSGSGLDPHISPAYAELQVHRVAENNHLSVAQVEKLVADHTDDRILGFIGEPRVNVLQLNIALRELTQG; from the coding sequence ATGAACAACTCCGTAGGAAACACAGGACGCGTGCTCTGGGCCGGACTCCGCGCCCTCCTCGTCCTCACCGTGATCACTGGCGTCCTCTACCCGCTCGCCGTCACCGGCATCGCCCAAGTGGCCTTCCCCGGCAAGGCGAACGGCTCCGAGGTGAAGGTGGACGGGAAGATCGTCGGCTCCGAACTGATCGGCCAGACCTACAACCTTCCGCTGAAGGACGGCGAGGAGACGCCGGCCCCGGACCTGAAGTGGTTCCAGCCGCGTCCGTCCAACGGGCTCGGCGCCAACAGCGCCAACACCCAGTACAAGCTGATCCTCTCCGGCGCCACCAACCGCTCCGGCGACAACGAGGACCTGATCAAGTGGGTCACCGACGCCAAGGCGGCCGTCGTCAGGGACAACTCGGTCAAGGGCTACGCGGTCAAGCCGTCCGACGTCCCCGCCGACGCCGTCACCTCCTCCGGCTCCGGCCTGGACCCGCACATCTCCCCGGCCTACGCCGAGCTCCAGGTCCACCGGGTCGCCGAGAACAACCACCTCTCCGTCGCCCAGGTCGAAAAGCTCGTCGCCGACCACACTGACGACCGCATCCTCGGCTTCATCGGCGAACCCCGCGTCAACGTCCTCCAGCTCAACATCGCACTCCGGGAATTGACCCAGGGCTGA
- a CDS encoding response regulator — protein sequence MTRVLVVEDDAQLARALVINLQARQYVVDAAPDGATALSLAAAEPPDVLIVDLGLPDMDGVDVIQALRRWSRSPVLVLSARSGSEDKIRALDAGADDYMTKPFSMDELLARLRAATRRTAEASAVSPATDGGRVITDDFTVDLVAKKVKRMGRDVRLTPTEWHLLEILICNPGRLISQRRLLQEVWGPSYSTKTNYLRVYMAQLRRKLEVDPSHPRYLITEPGMGYRFEP from the coding sequence ATGACGCGGGTGCTGGTGGTCGAGGACGACGCACAGCTCGCACGAGCTCTGGTGATCAACCTGCAGGCGCGCCAATACGTGGTGGATGCGGCGCCGGACGGTGCCACGGCGCTCTCCCTCGCCGCCGCCGAACCGCCGGACGTGCTGATCGTCGACCTGGGGCTCCCTGACATGGACGGCGTCGACGTCATCCAGGCCTTGCGGCGCTGGAGCCGTTCCCCCGTACTGGTCCTCTCGGCTCGCAGCGGCTCCGAGGACAAGATCCGCGCTCTCGACGCCGGCGCCGACGACTACATGACCAAGCCGTTCAGCATGGACGAGCTCCTGGCCCGGCTTCGGGCCGCCACCCGGCGTACGGCCGAAGCGTCCGCGGTCTCCCCGGCCACGGATGGCGGTCGGGTCATCACCGACGATTTCACGGTCGACCTGGTGGCGAAGAAGGTGAAGCGGATGGGCCGGGACGTACGGCTCACCCCCACCGAGTGGCACCTGCTGGAGATACTGATCTGCAACCCGGGGCGGCTCATCAGCCAGCGCCGGCTGCTCCAGGAGGTGTGGGGCCCGAGCTACAGCACCAAGACGAACTATCTGCGGGTCTACATGGCCCAGCTGCGGCGCAAACTGGAAGTGGACCCGTCGCATCCCCGCTATCTGATCACCGAACCCGGTATGGGTTACCGGTTCGAACCGTAG